The genomic segment TTTGCGCACACCCCCGTGATGGTCCAGCACACGGCGCAAGCGCCCGCGCTCACCTGCTAAGGCACCCATGAGTTCAGGAAAGGCCGTTTCATGGATATGGTTGGTGACGGCGCGCAAAGCCTCATAAAGCTCTGGCGTGCGGCCTAATCGAGCATCCATCAAGATATCATCTTGGGCTTTTTTTAACAGCTCAGCCGCATTACGTTCATCCATGACCTGAAAATGTGGCGCAAGGCCTGCTTCAAGGGGAAAGCGGCGCAAGAGCGATTGGCAAAAGGCGTGAATGGTCTGGATTTGCAAGCCACCCGGTGCATCAAGCACATGGGCAAAAAGTTGGCGTGCCAGCGTAAATTCATCTTCTTCAGGGCTGCGTGTGAGCAGGTCTTGAAGGGAGGCAGTGAGCTCGTCATTGCCCATGATCGACCATTTGCCCAGCTGGTCGGCAATACGGTTTGCCATTTCTGCTGCGGCTGCCTTGGTGAAGGTCAGGCATAAAATATGATGGGGCTTGGTGCCTGTGACCATGAGCGAAAGCACGCGGTCCGTCAGGACTTTGGTTTTCCCCGTACCCGCATTTGCCGCCACCCACACAGAGGCTTTGGGGTCTGAGGCTTGGCGCTGGGCGATGTTTGGATCAATGAAACCGGTCATTATTCTTCAGCCTCCCCACCAGAAACCGACCATTCTTTGACCCGTGCGAGATGTTCATAATCAGAAAATTTCGGAGCGTTCTCTGGATTGGGGCGCGAGCCATAAGCCGATTCGACCCGGTCAAAGGCAGAGACCAGATGTTGCAGGCCATGAAGGGCTTCTGCGGCTGTTTGTTCAGGGTTATCACTGGCAGCTTTAATTTCACCTGCCGGATTGGCCCCGCGCAGACGCCAAAATTCAAGCGCTTTAATATCGCGCGGGCCAAATTCCTCAAAACCACCCGCCATGGCAATGGCCCCTTCTAAAGGCAATTGGGGGGCAAAACCGGCTTCGACTTCGCGCTGGCTGGGTGGAACGCCTGTTTTATAATCGATGATGGCAAGTTCCCCATCTTTATAAAGGTCCATGCGATCGGCTTTTGCTGAAATGGTAAAAGGTCCGCCCAAGGTTTCAAATGTCAGGGAGCCTTCGATCTCTGAATAGCTTTTGGCAATAAGAGCGCGGCGCGTTTCTTCTTGTTCAACAAACCAGTTGGCGATGCGTTCAAAACGCGGCCACCAAAAGGCCCAGATGCCGGGGTTATCAAGCTCTGACCCAAAGACCTCTTGGCCCATGATGCGCAACTTGTCTGCGGCGTTCTCAGGCAGTGGTTTTGGATGTTTAATCATGAATTTTTCTAATATTTCATGTATGATATTACCATAATCTGCCGCACTGGGGTCCGCATCAATAGGGTCAAGTGCTTTGATATTTAAGATGTTTCTGGCATAAATGGCGTATGGATCGCGCATCCAAGTTTCAACACGTGTGACATACATTTTTCTGGGGCGTGCAGAAAGCGGTGGGCGCGGGGCAGGCGGGGCAACGGCCTGAATTTTCGCCACATAATCAAGGGCGGCCTGCATGGAAAGCCAACCGCTTTGACCGCTGAAATCACCAGCTAATTCTGTGCCGCTTAGACGGTTTTCCAAACGGCGCAACCAGCGTGAGCGCACTGTTGGGGTGCCATCAACGCGCTCTGATCTTGTAATGATGACGCGTTCTGCGCAAAAACTTTGGGTGAAATCATGGGCGGTTTGCCCGATGTGAAATTCTGGTTGGGGCAGACCGAAATCGCGCATCATGGGGCGGCTCATCCATGGGCTGGCGGTCACATCCGGCGGCCATGTGCCTTCATTCAGTCCCGCCAGCACAATCAAGTCAGCCTTTTGCAAGCGCGCTTCAAAAAGACCGAGGATAGCAAGGCGGGGATGGGCGCCAAAACGTGGGCGCACGGCCTTGCCCAACATTAACGCATCTAAAAGGGCGGGGTAGGTTTGTGGGTCGAGCTCACCAAAATCGGCAGTGGCTTCTAAAAGTTCAGAGATGAAATCAGCACTGGTTTCCCCCGCCTCACCCGACCAGATGCGCTCAACACCTTTATCTTCCAGTGTTTCAGCGAGGGCTTCAGCCGCCTTAACATGGCTTTCCACCAGTTTGATAAAATCGGTCTTTTTGCGTTTCATCACCTTGATAAAAGGGTGAAGTGCACTTTCAATCGCGCCGAGTAAGCCGCGTAAGCTTTCAAGCAGCTTTTTTTGGGGGGCGCTCA from the Candidatus Terasakiella magnetica genome contains:
- the addB gene encoding double-strand break repair protein AddB, producing the protein MNTKTPHVLSISPNVSFADALAHGVMEKFGSKPENLSQVTLLLPTRRACRTVRDAFLRLSQGKPLLLPRMQPLGDLDEDELSLTGWKDIGGLNAVKPAIAPLRRQMLLTRLILTFEGGNTTADQAAQLAGELANLLDQVHTEGLSFHELQSLVPEDYADHWNITLDFLKILTDSWPTILEAEGTLDPADRRNRLLDAQRTVWENTPPQGPIIAAGSTASIPAVAKLLACIARLPQGMVVLPGLDRHMEEEDWENLDANHPQYGLKQLLSRLRMAPEEVEDWQASGLAGSHPLRAKLLSEAMLPAASTDKWRTMDHPAGGLLDGVERIDCPTPFEEAKAIALLLRRELSMDGNTAALVTPDRNLARRVASELRRWNIEIDDSAGTPLQHCATGTYLRLLAQCVAEDFAPVPFLALCKHPLSSASMEAKIFRHLIRQLELQVLRGPRPGSGIEGLHHALDRCETNWRKRTNRLSAPQKKLLESLRGLLGAIESALHPFIKVMKRKKTDFIKLVESHVKAAEALAETLEDKGVERIWSGEAGETSADFISELLEATADFGELDPQTYPALLDALMLGKAVRPRFGAHPRLAILGLFEARLQKADLIVLAGLNEGTWPPDVTASPWMSRPMMRDFGLPQPEFHIGQTAHDFTQSFCAERVIITRSERVDGTPTVRSRWLRRLENRLSGTELAGDFSGQSGWLSMQAALDYVAKIQAVAPPAPRPPLSARPRKMYVTRVETWMRDPYAIYARNILNIKALDPIDADPSAADYGNIIHEILEKFMIKHPKPLPENAADKLRIMGQEVFGSELDNPGIWAFWWPRFERIANWFVEQEETRRALIAKSYSEIEGSLTFETLGGPFTISAKADRMDLYKDGELAIIDYKTGVPPSQREVEAGFAPQLPLEGAIAMAGGFEEFGPRDIKALEFWRLRGANPAGEIKAASDNPEQTAAEALHGLQHLVSAFDRVESAYGSRPNPENAPKFSDYEHLARVKEWSVSGGEAEE